A part of Paenarthrobacter sp. A20 genomic DNA contains:
- a CDS encoding glycosyltransferase family 4 protein, whose translation MSGAIAVLQGRTGSMEKQRRRLESELKVFSSWSPALPAAPVEAEPRRVLHLLTNSVPHTGSGYARRTHSILTAQQEAGWETLAATRLGYPVQIGALTAKKRDIVDGVRYERILPGHISSTMDGRLQQQASALLTIAREFRPSVIHTTTHFVNGLVVREVANALEVPWVYEVRGQLADTWASSRDEAARSSERYELFTARESDVMHSADLVVTLGESMKRNITALGVPDHKILISPNAVGGSYLEPPLGHRDARQALGLDPNALYMGTVSSLVGYEGLDDLVTAFALLAPRLPKLKLVLVGDGTAAPGLKDQVERLGLSDRTIFTGRVRPEQARLFHLALDVFVVPRKDSAVTQAVTPLKPVEALASARPVVASDLDALREIVQDGVNGRMAKAEDPERLAEVLLELLDDEGLRRRMGIAGREYVLATRTWQANAQAYGQAYETLASNYRRRVS comes from the coding sequence ATGAGCGGAGCTATCGCCGTTCTTCAAGGCCGAACAGGCAGCATGGAGAAGCAACGGCGGCGGCTTGAGTCGGAGCTCAAGGTGTTCAGCAGCTGGAGTCCAGCGCTGCCAGCGGCCCCGGTGGAAGCGGAACCGCGTCGAGTGCTCCACCTGCTGACAAACTCGGTACCTCACACGGGAAGCGGATATGCGCGGCGGACCCATTCCATACTGACTGCGCAGCAGGAAGCCGGCTGGGAGACTCTGGCAGCCACCCGTTTGGGGTACCCCGTTCAGATTGGAGCACTGACCGCTAAGAAGCGGGACATCGTGGATGGGGTTCGATACGAGCGGATTCTTCCTGGCCATATATCCAGCACCATGGACGGCCGCTTACAGCAGCAGGCGTCCGCGCTTCTCACCATCGCCCGTGAATTCAGGCCTTCGGTCATCCACACCACTACGCACTTTGTCAACGGACTTGTGGTCCGGGAAGTGGCCAATGCTCTGGAAGTTCCGTGGGTCTACGAAGTCCGTGGTCAGTTGGCAGATACGTGGGCATCCAGCCGCGATGAAGCAGCACGCAGCAGCGAACGCTATGAGCTCTTTACTGCACGAGAATCCGACGTAATGCACTCGGCTGACTTGGTTGTCACCCTTGGCGAGTCCATGAAGCGGAACATCACTGCGCTCGGTGTACCAGACCACAAAATCCTGATTAGTCCCAACGCCGTTGGCGGTTCCTACTTGGAACCTCCGCTGGGGCATCGGGACGCACGACAAGCGCTGGGGCTGGATCCCAACGCCCTATATATGGGGACAGTCAGTAGCCTTGTTGGCTACGAGGGCCTTGACGACCTCGTCACAGCATTTGCGCTGTTAGCGCCACGGCTGCCAAAGTTGAAGCTGGTCTTGGTAGGGGATGGCACGGCCGCTCCTGGACTCAAGGACCAAGTAGAGCGTTTGGGACTTTCCGATCGAACCATCTTCACCGGGCGGGTTCGGCCTGAACAGGCGCGACTTTTTCACTTGGCATTGGATGTTTTCGTAGTGCCTCGCAAGGATTCGGCAGTGACCCAGGCAGTAACGCCGCTGAAGCCCGTGGAGGCACTCGCCTCAGCCCGGCCGGTCGTGGCCAGCGACCTGGATGCTCTCCGGGAAATAGTGCAAGACGGCGTCAACGGCAGGATGGCCAAGGCCGAGGATCCTGAGCGGCTGGCGGAGGTTCTGCTGGAGTTGCTGGACGATGAAGGATTACGCCGGCGAATGGGAATCGCGGGCAGGGAGTATGTATTAGCCACGAGGACGTGGCAGGCCAACGCTCAGGCGTACGGCCAGGCTTATGAAACTTTGGCGTCTAACTATAGGAGGAGGGTCAGCTGA
- a CDS encoding glycosyltransferase family 4 protein, which yields MGYSLPGKKAAENPALPMRLMLLTHSYWPEHSPPQRRWMSLTREFRRAGWDVDVVAPVAHYPNGRRNLPRREAGIAFSHQRGPHGETIRRVPYLRHLGTSSLARFIDQLFSAVMSVPAGLGGKKPDAILATAPSLPTLATGYILSKFRRVPFIVEMRDAWPDLARDARMVQGSVKSLVERVVEYVQQRADLVVTVTEGFADTLRDRGLKNVVTVSNGLDLNSIPLLEPPATHRDTFHALYLGNHGKSQRLDILIRASALLGDAFHLTLVGHGTSRPQLVKLARELNAPVTFFPSLQGPEVVEKYRAADTCIVSLRDDWKSFETTVPSKTYEVLAIGRHVTAIVRGEAERIILEAGGGDVVPANPEAVAQLWRELAADRSRLASGASGREWVRDNADYAQLAVKYMETISALVRPGYIRDREHTS from the coding sequence ATGGGTTACTCCCTCCCCGGGAAGAAGGCCGCGGAAAATCCTGCATTACCGATGCGCCTCATGCTCCTCACTCACTCCTACTGGCCAGAACACAGTCCTCCGCAGCGCAGGTGGATGTCCCTGACACGGGAGTTTCGGCGGGCTGGGTGGGATGTAGACGTTGTGGCTCCCGTGGCGCACTATCCCAACGGCCGGCGCAACCTACCCCGCAGGGAAGCTGGGATTGCCTTCTCACATCAAAGAGGACCCCACGGCGAAACTATCCGCCGTGTCCCGTACTTGCGGCACCTAGGCACATCGTCCCTGGCGCGCTTTATAGATCAGCTTTTTTCGGCCGTCATGTCCGTTCCTGCAGGGCTGGGCGGCAAGAAACCAGACGCAATTCTTGCCACCGCGCCGAGTCTCCCCACGCTGGCCACCGGATACATCCTCTCCAAATTCCGTAGGGTGCCGTTCATTGTCGAGATGCGGGACGCTTGGCCGGATCTTGCGCGAGATGCACGAATGGTCCAAGGCAGCGTGAAGAGCCTGGTTGAGCGCGTTGTGGAATACGTGCAACAGCGAGCAGATCTGGTGGTGACAGTAACAGAGGGCTTCGCAGACACGTTGCGGGATCGTGGCCTGAAAAATGTGGTTACAGTTAGCAACGGACTCGATCTCAACTCAATACCCTTGCTGGAACCGCCGGCAACACATCGAGACACCTTTCACGCCCTTTACCTAGGAAACCACGGTAAAAGCCAGCGCTTGGATATACTCATACGCGCGAGCGCACTCCTAGGTGACGCGTTCCATTTGACACTCGTCGGCCACGGCACCAGTCGCCCCCAATTGGTGAAGCTGGCGCGTGAACTGAATGCGCCGGTCACGTTCTTTCCATCCCTTCAAGGGCCGGAAGTGGTTGAAAAATATCGTGCAGCGGATACGTGTATCGTTTCCCTCCGCGACGACTGGAAGTCCTTTGAGACCACAGTGCCGTCCAAGACGTATGAAGTCCTTGCCATTGGAAGGCACGTCACAGCCATCGTGCGGGGGGAAGCTGAACGGATCATCCTTGAGGCTGGAGGGGGCGACGTGGTACCCGCCAACCCTGAGGCCGTGGCGCAATTATGGCGTGAGCTCGCAGCTGACCGTAGCCGGTTGGCATCCGGCGCCAGTGGACGTGAGTGGGTTCGCGACAACGCGGATTACGCTCAGCTAGCGGTCAAGTATATGGAGACAATCTCTGCTCTTGTGCGTCCGGGCTACATCCGAGACCGGGAGCATACGTCGTGA